Proteins encoded within one genomic window of Nonomuraea gerenzanensis:
- a CDS encoding DUF2877 domain-containing protein, translating into MTVSTSARRTRVHVTGAASTAVRPVLESQRRPARVLAAFPAGVYLEVRTDLEPSVIAVITGEATRLPNSVLLSGPLPHLTVGDDASVGDRTIELGPLSLSVRRWWDPAPPLGRIDPARLEDDLPKDPPGAGLAGNGAVDMLASSCAKGWLLGAVTAAEQLVGLGPGLTPSGDDVLAGLLVTLRHLGAAAACDRAVWLADWLAATVTFDARTRTTPLSATLLHCAARGEASPEVTAVLRAVAGGSPTEPALRRLHRLGHTSGTDLAQGIAIGVAAVRSLSGAR; encoded by the coding sequence GTGACCGTCAGTACATCCGCGCGGCGTACCCGCGTCCACGTCACGGGCGCGGCCAGCACCGCGGTCCGTCCCGTCCTCGAGTCCCAGCGCCGGCCCGCCCGCGTGCTGGCCGCGTTCCCCGCGGGCGTGTACCTGGAGGTCAGGACCGACCTGGAGCCTTCGGTGATCGCCGTCATCACGGGCGAGGCCACCCGGCTGCCGAACTCCGTGCTGCTGTCCGGCCCGCTGCCGCACCTCACCGTCGGTGACGACGCCTCGGTGGGCGACCGGACGATCGAGCTGGGCCCGCTGAGCCTGAGCGTGCGCCGCTGGTGGGATCCCGCGCCGCCGCTGGGCCGGATCGACCCGGCCCGCCTGGAGGACGACCTGCCGAAGGATCCGCCCGGCGCCGGCCTTGCGGGCAACGGCGCGGTGGACATGCTGGCGAGCAGCTGCGCCAAGGGCTGGCTGCTGGGGGCGGTGACGGCGGCGGAGCAGCTCGTGGGGCTGGGGCCCGGGCTGACGCCGAGCGGTGACGACGTGCTGGCCGGGCTGCTGGTGACGTTGCGGCACCTGGGCGCGGCGGCGGCGTGCGACCGGGCGGTCTGGCTGGCCGACTGGCTGGCGGCGACCGTGACGTTCGACGCGCGCACGCGTACGACGCCCCTCTCGGCCACGCTCCTGCACTGCGCGGCCAGGGGCGAGGCCAGCCCCGAGGTGACCGCCGTGCTGCGCGCCGTGGCGGGCGGCTCGCCGACCGAACCGGCCCTGCGCCGGCTGCACCGGCTCGGTCACACCTCGGGCACCGACCTGGCGCAGGGCATCGCCATCGGCGTGGCCGCCGTCCGCTCGCTGAGCGGGGCGCGATGA
- a CDS encoding FdrA family protein, with protein MTGLPQAVLVRRGAYHDSVTLMRVSRALSELPGVAAAMVAMATDLNVSILREMGFPVPESDPGDLLIAVRARDTDAAAGEAERLLTEVDRPRAAPEEQPPLTTRSAAARGPADLVLVSTPGEYAYFEALDAVEAGLPVMIFSDGVTVERERRLKELAEARGVLVMGPDCGTAAIGGAGLGFANVLTPGPVGVVAASGTGAQQVTCLLDWAGAGVSHVLGVGGRDLSAEVGGLSARRALRMLDEDPATELIVLVSKPPAPEVARAVLGQPLRTPVVVALLGTSTGDLTQAAEQALLALGKPVPEWPSWLAPPGTRPAPKRVKGLYSGGTLSTEAALLAGQGDFVDYGDDAYTRGRAHPVIDPTLRVEALARTGERDVVLMDVVLGHGADPDPAASLAPAVAATPATVVIALIGTEGDPQDLHRQAAAFREAGASVFTSNAQAARHARSLV; from the coding sequence ATGACCGGCCTGCCGCAGGCGGTGCTGGTACGGCGGGGGGCCTACCACGACTCGGTCACGCTCATGCGGGTCAGCCGGGCGCTGTCGGAGCTGCCCGGCGTGGCCGCGGCCATGGTCGCCATGGCGACGGACCTCAACGTCTCGATCCTGCGCGAGATGGGCTTCCCCGTCCCCGAGTCCGACCCGGGAGACCTGCTGATCGCCGTACGCGCGCGGGACACCGACGCGGCGGCCGGCGAGGCGGAGCGCCTGCTCACCGAGGTGGACAGGCCGCGCGCCGCCCCCGAGGAGCAGCCGCCGCTGACCACCCGCTCGGCCGCCGCCCGCGGCCCCGCCGATCTCGTGCTCGTCTCCACCCCCGGCGAGTACGCCTACTTCGAGGCCCTGGACGCCGTCGAGGCCGGCCTGCCCGTCATGATCTTCAGCGACGGCGTCACCGTGGAGCGCGAACGGCGGTTGAAGGAGCTGGCCGAGGCCAGGGGCGTGCTGGTGATGGGCCCCGACTGCGGCACCGCCGCGATCGGCGGCGCCGGGCTCGGCTTCGCCAACGTCCTGACGCCCGGCCCTGTCGGCGTGGTGGCCGCGTCGGGCACGGGGGCGCAGCAGGTGACGTGCCTGCTCGACTGGGCGGGCGCCGGGGTGAGCCACGTGCTCGGGGTGGGCGGCAGGGACCTGTCCGCCGAGGTGGGCGGCCTGTCGGCGCGGCGGGCGCTGCGCATGCTGGACGAGGATCCGGCCACCGAGCTGATCGTGCTGGTCTCCAAGCCGCCCGCGCCGGAGGTGGCACGGGCCGTGCTGGGGCAGCCGCTGCGCACCCCCGTGGTGGTGGCCCTGCTGGGCACGTCCACGGGCGATCTCACGCAGGCCGCCGAGCAGGCGTTGCTTGCTCTCGGCAAGCCCGTCCCCGAATGGCCGTCCTGGCTCGCGCCGCCGGGCACGCGCCCGGCGCCCAAGCGCGTCAAGGGCCTGTACTCGGGCGGCACGCTCAGCACCGAGGCCGCGCTGCTCGCCGGTCAGGGCGACTTCGTGGACTACGGCGACGACGCCTACACCCGGGGCAGGGCCCATCCGGTGATCGACCCGACGCTGCGGGTGGAGGCGCTCGCCCGCACCGGGGAGCGGGACGTGGTGCTCATGGACGTGGTCCTCGGCCACGGCGCCGACCCCGACCCGGCCGCCTCGCTCGCCCCCGCCGTCGCCGCCACTCCCGCCACGGTCGTCATCGCCCTGATCGGCACCGAGGGCGACCCTCAGGACCTGCACCGCCAGGCGGCGGCCTTCCGCGAGGCGGGCGCGTCGGTCTTCACCTCCAACGCCCAGGCCGCCCGCCACGCCAGGAGCCTGGTGTGA
- a CDS encoding YlbE family protein, producing the protein MTSSLLTSAPRVITVGAGLLDEALHAQAVATAPVAWRPPLPGTADALARVLSDPRRQEANALAVRRLTSARPHLVGVRRAAELLDADTFLHAGPPITWERASGPMRGALIGAMLLEGRAADEHEAAGRLAAGAVALRPCHENAAVGPMAGVVSPSMWLFEVRDDEHGGTAYCSLNEGLGKVLRYGAYGPEVLDRLRWMDRVLGPALAATLERTGPIDLRSLIAQALQMGDELHNRNRAATSLLLRELAPAVVEAAPGAAAEVLRFVNGNDHFFLNVGMAAAKAATDAARDVPGSSLVVAMARNGTDFGVQVSGLGGRWFTGPAGVPDGLYLGSYGPQDANPDIGDSTITETSGLGGFAMAASPAIVRFVGGEVADAVRATRSMYEITLAEHPVYQIPGLGFRGTPVGIDVTLVARTGLLPVVNTGIAGRVAGTGQVGAGLVTPPTEAFTSALLALAAESK; encoded by the coding sequence GTGACCAGCAGCCTGCTGACCTCAGCCCCGCGCGTCATCACCGTCGGCGCGGGCCTGCTCGACGAGGCGCTGCACGCGCAGGCCGTCGCCACGGCCCCGGTGGCCTGGCGCCCGCCCCTGCCCGGCACCGCCGACGCCCTGGCCAGGGTGCTGAGCGACCCGCGCCGACAGGAGGCCAACGCGCTGGCCGTGCGCAGGCTGACCTCGGCCCGCCCGCACCTGGTGGGCGTGCGCCGGGCCGCCGAGCTGCTCGACGCGGACACGTTCCTGCACGCGGGCCCGCCCATCACGTGGGAGCGCGCCTCCGGCCCGATGCGCGGCGCGCTGATCGGCGCGATGCTCCTGGAGGGCAGGGCCGCCGACGAGCACGAGGCCGCCGGCAGGCTGGCGGCGGGCGCGGTCGCGCTGCGCCCCTGCCACGAGAACGCGGCCGTGGGCCCGATGGCGGGCGTGGTGAGCCCGTCCATGTGGCTGTTCGAGGTACGCGACGACGAGCACGGCGGCACCGCGTACTGCTCGCTGAACGAGGGCCTGGGCAAGGTGCTCAGGTACGGCGCGTACGGCCCGGAGGTCCTCGACCGGCTGCGCTGGATGGACCGGGTGCTCGGCCCCGCGCTGGCGGCGACGCTGGAACGTACGGGCCCGATCGATCTGCGCTCGCTGATCGCGCAGGCCCTGCAGATGGGCGACGAGCTGCACAACCGCAACCGCGCCGCCACCTCGCTGCTGCTGCGCGAGCTGGCCCCCGCCGTGGTGGAGGCGGCGCCGGGCGCGGCGGCCGAGGTGCTGCGCTTCGTCAACGGCAACGACCACTTCTTCCTCAACGTCGGGATGGCCGCCGCCAAGGCGGCCACGGACGCCGCCCGCGACGTGCCGGGCTCGTCGCTGGTCGTCGCGATGGCCAGGAACGGCACGGACTTCGGCGTGCAGGTCTCGGGGCTGGGCGGGCGCTGGTTCACGGGCCCCGCCGGGGTGCCGGACGGGCTCTACCTCGGCTCGTACGGCCCGCAGGACGCCAACCCCGACATCGGCGACTCCACGATCACGGAGACGTCGGGCCTGGGCGGCTTCGCGATGGCGGCGTCGCCGGCGATCGTGCGGTTCGTGGGCGGGGAGGTGGCCGACGCGGTGCGGGCGACCCGCTCCATGTACGAGATCACGCTGGCCGAGCACCCCGTCTACCAGATCCCCGGCCTCGGTTTCCGCGGCACCCCGGTCGGCATCGACGTCACTCTGGTGGCGCGGACGGGTTTGCTCCCCGTGGTCAACACGGGCATCGCGGGACGCGTCGCGGGGACGGGTCAGGTCGGCGCGGGCCTGGTCACCCCCCCTACCGAAGCCTTCACCAGCGCGTTGCTGGCCCTTGCCGCAGAGAGTAAGTGA
- a CDS encoding serine/threonine-protein kinase encodes MSPVGRGGMGMVWHAHDVLLDRDVAVKELILPYGLDHAGKQVAHRRMLREARSAARLTHPGIVTVHDVVEEDGRPWIVMELVRAWSLEQAVRQSGPLPVIQAAEIGIRVLDALMVAHAAGILHRDIKPGNVLLTQDRVVLTDFGIAAIEGDVTITQTGLLMGSPAYIPPERLSGQPITQAADLWSFGATLYAAVEGRPPYEGPDPVAVLGSVLTQDPIRPQRAGSLMPVIEGLLRKNPAERLTAPQVIEMLEAVLRAHGSPRPRAPETLPSQADPTPAGLLPPLDTPSGPMPSRIVETPSGPVRVPYDPLNSPSGGHAMPYEGMTSPSGSHRTDQLPPLPRAPQPQQRGTYDSPAGSSGGYDSLASSSGGYDSLSSSSGPYDSLSSSSGPYDSLGSSSGPYDSLSSSSGPYNVQAGPRPPFGAPPGPRLGRDLDDLDDPSGPHPQPILPLTTDSRTSSAATPWPLASPDDLREQSRDLSHDISRSRLATLPGGGPRTGKSRRRVEDEDGPWIRDGRPTALTIISSLVAVAVVAGALWIVLTGGSSQTPIPASATVSESATTDDASEPSIIPEGYQEHTGPGFSAAVPVDWKLATSGGVATFSGPKDSGMRILVERAAPQADGGLSELSRLEADGGMESYIQVQLQRVDYRDWQAADWEYTYTTANGVPMHALTRYVSMDTAAFKITIDLPELKWDDQADSRKFFFDTFRQAT; translated from the coding sequence ATGTCGCCCGTCGGCAGGGGCGGCATGGGCATGGTGTGGCACGCCCACGACGTGCTGCTCGACAGGGACGTGGCCGTCAAGGAGCTGATCCTGCCCTACGGCCTGGACCACGCGGGCAAGCAGGTGGCGCATCGGCGCATGCTGCGCGAGGCCCGCTCGGCCGCGAGGCTGACGCACCCGGGCATCGTGACCGTGCACGACGTGGTGGAGGAGGACGGCCGGCCCTGGATCGTGATGGAGCTGGTCCGGGCGTGGTCGCTGGAGCAGGCCGTACGCCAGAGCGGGCCGCTCCCGGTGATCCAGGCGGCCGAGATCGGCATCCGGGTGCTCGACGCGCTCATGGTCGCGCACGCGGCCGGCATCCTGCACCGCGACATCAAGCCGGGCAACGTGCTGCTCACCCAGGACCGGGTGGTGCTGACCGACTTCGGCATCGCGGCCATCGAGGGTGACGTCACGATCACCCAGACGGGGCTGCTCATGGGCTCGCCGGCGTACATCCCGCCGGAGCGCCTGTCGGGCCAGCCGATCACGCAGGCGGCCGACCTGTGGTCGTTCGGCGCGACGCTGTACGCCGCCGTCGAGGGCCGGCCGCCGTACGAGGGGCCCGACCCGGTGGCGGTGCTCGGCTCGGTGCTCACCCAGGACCCGATCAGGCCGCAGCGGGCCGGCTCGCTCATGCCGGTCATCGAGGGCCTGCTGCGCAAGAACCCGGCGGAGCGGCTCACCGCGCCCCAGGTCATCGAGATGCTGGAGGCGGTGCTGCGCGCCCACGGCTCCCCCAGGCCGCGCGCCCCCGAGACGCTGCCCAGCCAGGCCGACCCGACCCCCGCCGGGCTGCTGCCGCCGCTGGACACCCCGTCGGGGCCGATGCCCTCGCGCATCGTGGAGACCCCGTCCGGTCCGGTGCGGGTGCCGTACGACCCGCTGAACAGCCCGTCCGGCGGCCACGCGATGCCCTACGAGGGCATGACGAGCCCGTCGGGCAGCCACCGCACCGACCAGCTCCCGCCGCTGCCGCGCGCTCCTCAGCCGCAGCAACGCGGCACCTACGACTCGCCGGCCGGCTCCTCGGGCGGCTACGACTCACTGGCGAGTTCTTCGGGCGGCTACGACTCGCTGAGCAGCAGCTCGGGCCCCTACGACTCCTTGAGCAGCAGCTCCGGCCCCTACGACTCCCTGGGCAGCAGCTCCGGCCCCTACGACTCCCTGAGCAGCAGCTCCGGCCCGTACAACGTGCAGGCGGGCCCGCGCCCGCCGTTCGGCGCGCCGCCCGGCCCCCGGCTTGGACGCGATCTCGACGACCTGGACGACCCGAGCGGCCCGCACCCGCAGCCGATCCTGCCGCTGACCACGGACAGCCGGACGTCGTCCGCCGCCACCCCGTGGCCGCTGGCCTCGCCCGACGACCTGCGCGAGCAGTCGCGCGACCTGTCGCACGACATCTCCCGCAGCCGCCTGGCCACCCTGCCCGGCGGCGGTCCGCGCACGGGCAAGAGCCGGCGCCGGGTGGAGGACGAGGACGGCCCCTGGATCCGCGACGGCCGCCCCACCGCGCTGACGATCATCAGCTCCCTGGTGGCCGTGGCCGTCGTGGCGGGCGCCCTGTGGATCGTCCTGACGGGCGGCTCCTCACAGACGCCGATCCCCGCCTCGGCCACCGTCTCGGAAAGCGCCACGACCGACGACGCCTCCGAGCCGTCGATCATCCCCGAGGGGTACCAGGAGCACACGGGCCCCGGGTTCTCGGCCGCCGTGCCGGTGGACTGGAAGCTCGCCACGTCGGGCGGCGTGGCCACGTTCAGCGGCCCGAAGGACTCGGGCATGCGGATCCTGGTCGAGCGGGCCGCCCCGCAGGCCGACGGCGGGCTGTCGGAGCTGAGCCGGCTGGAGGCCGACGGCGGCATGGAGAGCTACATCCAGGTGCAGCTCCAGCGCGTCGACTACCGCGACTGGCAGGCCGCCGACTGGGAGTACACCTACACCACCGCCAACGGTGTCCCCATGCACGCCCTGACCAGGTACGTCTCCATGGACACCGCCGCCTTCAAGATCACGATCGATCTGCCCGAGCTGAAGTGGGACGACCAGGCCGACAGCCGCAAGTTCTTCTTCGACACGTTCAGGCAGGCCACCTGA
- a CDS encoding TetR/AcrR family transcriptional regulator → MARPRKFEEDRAVEAAMRAFWDAGYEATSTQDLCAATGLGRSSIYNTFASKRDLFERSLRHYMDERNARLSELMEGELPIKEKVRTVLWWAVEPDPDDPAGCLVVNSLVELGPRDAEIAEVLRRDNDKRVQIVRAALEAARARGELDAGRDPLALARFLAATVSGLRVAARGGADRATLESIANTALAVY, encoded by the coding sequence ATGGCGCGACCGAGGAAGTTCGAGGAGGACCGGGCGGTCGAGGCGGCAATGCGCGCGTTCTGGGACGCGGGCTACGAGGCCACCTCGACCCAGGACCTGTGCGCCGCCACGGGCCTGGGGCGCAGCAGCATCTACAACACGTTCGCGAGCAAGCGCGACCTGTTCGAGCGATCACTGCGGCACTACATGGACGAGCGCAACGCCCGGCTCTCCGAGCTGATGGAGGGCGAGCTGCCGATCAAGGAGAAGGTCAGGACCGTGCTGTGGTGGGCGGTCGAGCCCGACCCCGACGACCCGGCCGGCTGCCTGGTGGTCAACTCCCTGGTCGAGCTGGGCCCGCGCGACGCGGAGATCGCGGAGGTGCTGCGCCGCGACAACGACAAGCGGGTCCAGATCGTCAGGGCCGCGCTTGAGGCCGCCCGCGCCCGCGGCGAGCTCGACGCCGGGCGGGACCCGCTGGCCCTGGCCCGTTTCCTCGCCGCGACGGTCAGCGGCCTGCGCGTGGCGGCCCGTGGCGGGGCCGACCGCGCCACGCTCGAGTCGATCGCGAACACCGCGCTGGCCGTCTACTGA